From the genome of Nostoc sp. HK-01:
CTGCCGACACAGTTGATAAATCTTTCATCAGTGTTGGTGGCGATGTCTCTATTTCCAAGTAGGGTCTTGAAGTATTTGACTCTAATTACAAACCTGAAAATCAAACACAAGATTGTTTAAGGAGAAAACATCATGGCTGAAATCAAAATTACCGAACTGCGTCCTACTGGTTCTGAATTGTTTGAAGATTCTGAAACCTTCCTCAAAGAACTCAACGATGACGAAATGACTGTAACTTTAGGTGGTGGCGACAGTCTCCTCTCCATTTCTGCCGACACAGTTGATAAATCTTTCATCAGTGTTGGTGGCGATGTCTCTATCTCCAAGTAGAGTCTTGAAGTATTTAACTCTAATTGCAAACTAGAAAATCAAACACAAGATTGTTTAAGGAGAAAACATCATGGCTGAAATCAAAATTACCGAACTGCGTCCTACTGGTTCTGAATTGTTTGAAGATTCTGAAACCTTTCTTAAAGAACTCAACGATGATGAAATGACTGTAACTTTAGGCGGTGGCGACAGCTTAGTTTCAATTTCCGTAGATACTGTTGATAAGTCTTTCATCAGTGTTGGTGGCGATGTCTCCATCTCCAAGTAGAGCCTTGAAGTATTTGACTCTAATTGCAAACTAGAAAATCAAACACGAGATTGTTTAAGGAGAAAACATCATGGCTGAAATCAAAATTACCGAACTGCGTCCTATTGGTTCTGAATTGTTTGAAGATTCTGAAACCTTTCTTAAAGAACTCAACGATGATGAAATGACTGTGACTTTAGGCGGTGGCGACAGTCTCCTTTCCATTTCTGCCGACACAGTTGATAAATCTTTCATCAGCGTTGGCGGCGATGTCTCTATTTCTAAGTAGGGTTCTCTAATGTTTGAACTCTCATTTGTAAAGACTGCTGTTATTTGCCCAAACTTATGGGACAAATAAACTCAATCGGAGTCATTCAAACTCCGATCGAGGATCAATTCTTAAATCTAATTATAGCGGTTCTCAGTTAACTGAGAACCTGCTTCTCAAAATTTTTTACTTCTTACTTAACTTTTTCCTAGCTTTCATACCATAAAAGGGTGAGAAAAGGGAATAAGGTTTTAGTTGGTAACGGTAAAAGCCTCTCTTCTTTAATTAGAAGAGGGGTTGAAAAGAATATTTTGCAGAATTTTCAAGTGTCTCCTGAAATAAAAAATATAAATTGATTTAATTAAAGTTTTGTATCATGACATTTGTATTAGGTTCTCAAAATGTTTTCGATTTTTTGGTTGAGCAGGGTATATGTAACGTAGAAGATAAAGCTCAATGTGAAATCGAACACAAATCTGCTAAAAACTTTAACTTATTACTGACTTTGCCGGGCGATCGCCAACTCCTTGTTAAACAAGAGCGTCGTAACCGAGACGGAAATACATCTGGCGAATTTTTGCGTGAGTGGCAGATTCAAGAATTTTTACATCGATTCCCCGAATTAAGCGAAATGCGCTTTTGGCTGTCAGAGGGGATCTACTTTCATCTTGAATATTCAATTATTGTTTTAAATTACTTAAATAATTATCATGACTTGATGGACTTCTACGCTACGGAAAATCTCTTTCCTTTGCAGATTGCTACTTCCATCGCTACGATTCTCGCTAAAATTCATCGATTGACTTTCAATAACCAAGATTATCAAGACTTTTTTTTGCAAAACCAAGATAATCAATCCTCCGATATAGTTACCCATTTGGTACGGAACTTAGAACGGATTAGCCCAGAAATTTTTGGTTCAGTCCCCGCCGATGGTTTAAAATTCTTTAGTCTTTATCAACGTTATGAAAGCTTAGGCCAAGCAATTGCCGAACTTGGTTCTTCTTTAGCTCCTTGTTGTTTGACCCATAATGACCTGAAGCTAAACAATATCTTACTGTCTAATGATTGGCAGCAAGCTAAATCTCCTGTGGTGCGTTTCATTGATTGGGAACGATGCGGTTGGGGTGATCCGGCGTTTGATTTAGGTACACTCATTGGTAGCTATCTACTGATGTGGATGAAAAGCTTGATTACAAGTAAGACGATGAGTATTGATGAATCTTTACGAATGGCGACTACGCCTTTGGAATTACTGCAACCTTCGCTTGCTGCTTTAGCGATCGCTTATACTGCTGAGTTCCCTCAAATTTTACAGCGTCGTCCTGATTTCATACGGCGAGTCGTGCAATATTCTGGCTGGATGTTGATTACTGCTATTCAATCAAGGCTTCAATATCAAAAGTCCTTTGGGAATATGGATATCTGTATGCTTCAGGTCGCTAAATCTTTACTGTGTCGTCCAGAACAATCTATTCCCACAATCTTTGGTATGGAAGCATCAGCTTTAGGTATAGAGCCTAAGGCTATAGCCGTTTAAGGGTGGATGAAAATAATTAATTCTGGATTCTCTATATTTTTGTATTTGTAGTAAAAAAAATATTATGCAACTATTAGATTCGCCACAAATTAACACAAAAGCTATTCCAGAGTCATTGCAAGCTTCACTGCTTGATATTGTTAATCAAGTACAAATTCACTCACACTTTTGCATTAGTCACCCAAGCTATAAATCTTTAGAATTACCACCTGAAGTAGTTTCCCGGTTTCAAAATTTACCCTTAAATATACAAAGTAAATTTCTTAATCAGCGATTGTCTACTTTTCTCTACGGTATATATTACAATGCTTCATTAAAACTTGCCTTAGCAAATGATAGTAATGTAAATGATTCAGATATAAACCAGAATTTAGAAAACAACACCTACTTAGGCGTAGACGTGGCGTTTTATGATCGCCTCCACGAAAGTAACACTACAGAAGGTTACTTTAGCCCTGGTTGGCAAGTAATTAAACAAGAAATTGATGGCGCGTTAGCGGTACAACAAGGAGGTTTGACACTACATATCAATCCAGCAAAGCATCTCCAAGCAGATGTACAAAGTCCTTCTATTGGTGATGTGCTTGCTATCAAAATGCCCAAGAATTTAGTGCAGAATGGCTTTTATATGGCAGTTGGTAATGCAGGGCCGTGTAATTCAGAGGATGTTGTACGTGTCTACTTTAACTTAACTCCCGCAGGGGCAGTGGCAATTATGGGTAGCTTAACTACCCAATTAAATAACATTTCCGTTCCCTTCAAATTTAAAGCTTTATATAACCCAAAAGACTACGGGCGTTATGATTCGGCGGTACTTTACTTTAATAAAAATAACTATCAAACTGTTCAATCAGTATTACAAAAAGTGTACATAGAACACCAATCTGATTTTAAACCTGAAGTACCTTTGTTTACCAAGCAGTTAGCACCAGGATTGGCGATCGCCGAAGAACCCAACCATAAGTTTGCCCAAAAAGAAAGTTTTGGCACAAATCGCTGTCAAATAGTCGCCAAAGGATTGTTAGAAGCTTGGAGTAAAGGAGATAATTCGCCGTCAGTGCGGCTAGAAGAGATTTTGCAACAATTTTCTCTATTGAAAATTGAATTGCACCGTCCTTATCTCAATGCTAACTCTGAAGATATCTATACAGCTTTAAAATTATGAAAATTACTAATCTTTCACCCATAGTTGAACCACAACCTATTAATTTAGAAGCTGAAATTGCCCAAGCTAACAGTAAATTTCCTCAGTCCGACTTGCCTTTTTACCGTAAACTTGGACGGACTGACTTAACAGTTAGTTGTCTAGGATTAGGCGGTGGTGGTCGTATTTCTAGCGAAGATACTCTTTACGCCTTCGAGCAAGGAATTAACTACTTTTTTTACTCTAGCGATTTGCATCAATATTTTTATAGCACGATGGCTGAGACGCTACGTAAATTATGTGGACGTAAATCTTCGGTGCGAGAGAAGGTAGTTTTGGCAACTGTCACTTATATTGTTAGGTCTCCAGACACAATATTTAGTTATTTATTCGATCAGTTTTCAGACTTGGGAATTGATTATATTGATGTGTTTTTTTGGGGTTGGATTGACCAGCATAATGCTAGTGCTTTTGAAAGGTGTGTGAGTGCCTCTGACGATATTCGCGGGCCAAATACAGTCTGTCAACGAACTATAGAAAGAGTGTTTGGTGTCTCAGAACGTCTCAAAAAAATGGGTGCTGTGCGTTACATTGGTGCTTCTTTCCATGACCACGATTTAGCAAAACAATGGTTAAATAGCCCTTGGTTGGATGTTGCTATGGTCAGACACAACGTTGCCCACCGCACTGCCCAGACTAAGGTTTTCCCTCATTTAGATGCCAACGACCCCCATCGCCCTGGTATTGTCACCTTTAAATCTGCTGGTATGTCTGGCCCAGCATTGTGGAATCCTCCCGTTGGGCTACCCTCTGGATGCTGGCTACCTTCAGTTCCCGATTTATATCGCTATTCTTTAAGCCAGAACTGTGTGGATATAGCATTAACAGGTTTACGAAATCGTCAGGAGGTTGATGCAGCAGTTGCGAGTGTCCAAAAAGGAAAACTAACGCCTGAAGAATTGGACTATCTAAATCTGTATGGAGATTTGCATCGCCGACGGGTGAAGATTCAAGATATTTCACCAGAAAGGCTATTAGTTAGCAGTTCTAAGTAGTAATAAGCTGTTCTACATTAGACCTCTTACAAAAGTCCTTACTTTGCGTTTTCTTCTCTGCGTCTCTGCGCCTCTGCGTGATACAAGAAAATATTGATGCAAGAGGTCTATTTAACTTGCATACCCCACAAGAAGATAATGCCATTTCAATATGCAAACTAAATGTTTTTTAGCTGAAAAACATATCTATATAAATAAAACAACACCCATGCAAAAACATTTGTCAGAAAGCACTCTTAATGGACACGCACAAGAATTGGCTCCATTATCCATCCCTACAGCGACGGATGCAGATGTAATTGCATATCTGCGCCGTTCGGCTAAGTTTGCGGAATTTTTGGCTTTGGCTGAAAGGGAAGCACAAATTTTAGGCGCTTGCGAAGAGTTTGGTATTACCGTGTCCGAAGAGGAAGTACAAGCAGCTGGAGATGATTTTCGCCAAAAACATAAGTTATGGGGAATGCAGGAAATGATCGCTTGGTTAGATCAGCAGCGTATTAGTATGGAAGACTGGGTACAAGAAATTAAAATAGGGCTTTTAGAGAAACAACTCAAAGAATATTTATTTGGGCCGAGTGTAGATGGTGAATATATGAGAAACCGCGATCACTACAAACGAGTGGCGATATCGCAGATTCTTGTTGTAGACTTAGCAACAGCTTGGAAAATTGTCCAGTTACTACGCGAGGGACACGCTTCATTCTGTGCCTTAGCGTTGGAATACTCAAAAGGTAAGACATCACAAGAAAAAGGTGGGTTTTTCGGGACTCGCTTTTTGATAGAACTAATGCCAGATGTAGCTGAAGCTATTAAAAATGTGGAAGAGGGTGAAATTTTAGGGCCAATTCAAACTAAATTAGGTTATCACGTTGTCAAGGTTGAAAAGTGGTTTCCTCTGCAATTAACTCTAGCAGTTAGAGAGCAAATAATGGAATCTTTATTTCAATCTTGGTTGCAGAATAAGTTGAACAATATTGTATATCAAAATTAACATTAGTATTGGCACTACAGAGTTAATATATTGCAATAAATTACCTCTTTTATCTTTGTGCATCTGTAGTCAATTAATACCAATTTCAAAAAAGAATGCAACAAATAGGTCATATTGTCCATATTGTAGAGACGCGATAAATCTCGTCTTAACCCAACGATGTGTTGCAATTATTAATTGAATTGGTATAAAACATCATTTTATCCGGTAGCGCCAGTAAATTTTATATTATTTGATAGGGTGAAAATTTGTCACCCTATTATTTATTAGGTTTACTTAATTTGCATTTGCTACTTTATCTTCATTAACCTCAGTTTGAATATTCTTATCTTCCATTTGAATCACAATTTTCAGTTCGGCTATTTGTTGCTTTAACCAATTCGTAAATAAATCACTTAATATCTTGACGCGCAGTTGCTCATCTAATTGTGGTTGAATTATTTCTTCAACCCGAATTAAATGCACGCCTTTTTGAGTCATAATTGGCTTCAGAATTTGTGGTGGTGTGGCAACAAAAACTGCTGCGGCAATTTCTGGCTTCATTTCACCCCGACGCTGGATTCCTAAATACCCTCCAGCCCGGCGGATTTCTGGTTCTTGAATGTATTGTCGAGCTAGTTCTTGAAAAGTTATTTCACCTTCTTGTAAAGCATAAAATAGTTCTAAAGCCAAGTCTTCATCATCTAAAATTACTTGATAAATAACTGCTCCGGTATAATCAAGTTGGTGTTCGTAAAATATGCGTTCAACTTCATTGCCAAATAAATGTATTGCCAACTTCTTAGAAAGTAGGTTGGTAGATGCTAACTCTTCAAAATCATCGAGAGAAAGATGATGTTTTTCTAGCCATCCCCAAGTATCTTCTGCTTTGAGGAGTTTATTAGCTTGACGCAAACTATTCGCAGCTAGTTGGAGTTCTTCAGCCTCAGTTTTAATTCCTACTTGATTAGCTGCCGTTTTAATAATTTTACGAGTAGCGATCGCGTCCACTACAGTAGGAATTTGGCAGGATAATTTTACTTGTTCAAGAATATCTTTACTCAAGATAGTCAAATCTTTTTCCATGAGGATTTTCTCCAATTATTTATTTAGTTGTTTACTAGTTATTAGTAATGACTAGACTAATAACTAAAGTTCTAGACCCCCAGTCTGTAACTTTTTAAATGGATCTAAAATGTAGTCAATCAAGTGACGCTGGCGGATAATTACTTCGGCTGTTGCTGTTTGCCCCGGAGTTATGAGAATACGTTTATTTCCAGATTGAATATAAGAACGCTCCAGAGATATTTTTAATTCAAAATTTTGAGTGCTGCCTTGATTACTTTGAGTAACTTTAGAGTCTGGTGAAACCCAATTTACTCGCCCTGGTACTACTCCATAATCTTGGAAAGGATAAGCATCAAACTTAATTTTTACTGGCATCCCCTCCTTCAAGAAACCGCTTTGCGTGCTGGGCATTTCGGCTTTGAGGATTAAAGGAGTATTTTCAGGTGCAATTTGAGCAATCCTTTGTCCTGGTTGTACTACAGAACCAGGTTTGTCAATGGGCAGGTCAAAAATCATACCATCAACAGGCGAGCGCACTATTCTCTGTTGTAACTGAAGCTTTAACGATACAATTTGGCTTTTAGTTTGAGCAATTTGAGAATCTAAACCAGCAATTTTTGTTTGCAAGTCTTTGAGTTGTTGCTGATTTCTTAGCAGCGCCAGTGTCCCTGCTTGCTGCAAACTCCGATAACTATTTTCCTCTTCTTGCAGTCGGAGTCTGGCTTGTTTAATATCAGACTCTAACTGATTCATAGTTGTTTGATAACGATTTTGTTCTTCAGTTAATTGCAGTTGCGATTGTTTAATATCTGATGTAGCTTTTTCATAAAGTTGTTTACTTTCTTCTTGTTGTTTTTGGAGTTGATCAACTTGGGTAGCGGAAACTGCACCCTCATTTATCAGTTTGCTAAAGCGTTCAACTTGTCTTGAATCTATACTTAAACGACTTTTAGCAGATTTTTGAGTATCTTGAGATGCTTTAATTTGTTGTTGTGCTTGATTAACTAATGCTTGTTTTTCTAATTTCTGTAAGTTATATGTACTTTGTTTTGCATCCAGGTCTTGTTTCGCCTGGTTGACTTGAGACATCTTTTCTAAAGCTTGAGATTTGTTTTGCTGCTCTTGAACATTAAACGATAACTGTATTTGGTTTTTGAGGACATCAAATTGCGATCGCTGATTTTGTAGTCCAGAGAGTTTTGCTTCAGCTTGCTGGAGTTGCGTTTGCAAAATATTAGATTCGATATCCAGCAGAATTTGCCCCGCTTTTACCTTATCTCCCTCTTTCACCCTCACAGATGTGACTCTCCCATTTGCTTGAGAGTCTAATTTTAGGGTTGCACCTTGCGGTTCGATACTGCCCCTGGCACTACCTGTCTCATCTACTTTCGATAACATCGCCCAAGGTAAAGCGATCGCTGTAAAACCTACAAGGGCATACAATAAAGAGCGCGTCCAAGCTTTGGGTAAAGCATCTAAGAGTTCTTCGGTACTGTATGACCAATTGTTAGTATCATCAGTTTGAGTAACTGTAGTTTTTTCATCTTCAATTTTGGCGACCGCCGATGATGAATTGCGATATTGGTTTGGCATAAGCAATTCTCAATCCATTTTAAATAGTGATTAATAGTTACCAAATCAGCTAAACAATCAACTTACTTGGGTTAATTGTTGTTGGTTGAGGTAGTAATAATGCCCTTTTTTGGTAATTAGTTCGTCATGAGTACCACTCTCAACTAAAACGCCGCGATCCAAAACTAAAATTAAATCAGCGTTGCGGACAGTAGACAGACGATGGGCAATGATCAGGCTAGTACGTCCTTTGAGAATAGTTTTCAAGTTTTTCTGAATGATGCGTTCCGATTCAGAATCTAGATGGCTGGTGGCTTCATCAAAAATCAATAACCGGGGATTACCCAACAAAGCACGGGCAATAGCTAGACGTTGGCGTTGTCCCCCAGAAAGCATACCGCCGCCTTCACCAATTTGAGTTTCGTAACCCAAAGGTAATTGCTGAATAAATTCATCTGCCCCAGCCAAACGTGCCGCCTCGATAATTTCTTCAAGAGTGGCTTCTGGGTGAGCAATACTAATATTTTCTCGAATCGTACCACCAAACAAAAAAGTATCTTGATCGACTACTCCTATTTGCTCCCGAAGCGATCGCAAGGCAATAGTACTAACATCATGACCATCAATTAATATATTGCCTTCTGTTGCTGGATATAAGCCTAAGATTAACTTGGAAAGTGTAGTTTTTCCCGAACCACTCCGCCCTACAACTGCTACTGCTTGTTCAGGCTTAATTTCAAAGCTCAAGTTTTCCAGCACATTAGTTTCACTTTCTGGGTGATAGCGAAAAGTGACGTTTTCAAAGCGAATATTACCTCTTAACTTAGATAAAAATTGGCGTGCTTGGTGTTGTAAATCTTCTTCTGGTTCTGCCTCTAATACATCATTAATACGTTCTGTAGAAACAATAACTTCTTGTACCTGATTCCACAGTGCAGTTAGTCGTTGAAAAGGTTGAATAATGTTGCCTAACAACATATTAAAAGCGACTAATTGTCCTATGGTAAGTTGGTTTTGAATTACTAACCATGCTCCATACCACAGTAAACCAGTAGTTATTAACGATTGGATTGTAGAACTAAAAATTTGAAATTGGTTGCCAATTACCTGGGCGCTAAACATTTTTTTAATAAAATTGTTTAGCAACTCTTCCCAATGCCAGCGTACTGTTTGTTCTACTGCCATTGAGCGAATTGAGCGAATCCCATTCAAAGATTGAATCAAATAACTACTTTCATTGGCTAGGGCATTGAAAATCTCTTGGTTAATGCGGCGAAAGAAAGGCGTAGCGAACAACGCCAATAAAACAAATGGCGGCACAATCAAAAGTGCTAACAAAGCCATTTGCCAGCTATACCAAAACATCAATCCCACATAGATAAATACTGTCAATAAATCTAGAATGATTGACAGTGCTTCACCAGTAAGAAAACGTTGAATTTTTTGATTTTCTTGGACGCGAGAAACAATATCGCCAACATAACGCGACTCAAAAAAGGCTAAAGGTAGACGGTAGGTATGTTTAATAAAACCTACTGTCAACGCCACTCCTACGCGGTTAGCAGTATGATCTAATAGATATTGCCGCAGTCCAGTCATGGCTACGCGGAATAAACCAAATATCACCAACCCTAACCCCACGGCATTTAAAGTTAGGATACTACCTTGGACAATTACTCGGTCTAAAAGTAGCTGAGTAAATAGCGGCGTTATTAACCCAAAAACTTGAATAAATACACTAGCGATAAATACTTCTAACAATACTTTCCAGTGAGGTCTAACTAACTCTAGAAACTGCCATAATGGCGTTCTTTCTTCTGGAGTTTCTTCAAGTAAAGCTGTAGGTTGCAATAATAAAGTATTACCTGTCCAACCAGCTTTAAATTCAGCATGATTAAGGCTACGTTGACCGATCGCCGGGTCG
Proteins encoded in this window:
- a CDS encoding aldo/keto reductase family oxidoreductase is translated as MKITNLSPIVEPQPINLEAEIAQANSKFPQSDLPFYRKLGRTDLTVSCLGLGGGGRISSEDTLYAFEQGINYFFYSSDLHQYFYSTMAETLRKLCGRKSSVREKVVLATVTYIVRSPDTIFSYLFDQFSDLGIDYIDVFFWGWIDQHNASAFERCVSASDDIRGPNTVCQRTIERVFGVSERLKKMGAVRYIGASFHDHDLAKQWLNSPWLDVAMVRHNVAHRTAQTKVFPHLDANDPHRPGIVTFKSAGMSGPALWNPPVGLPSGCWLPSVPDLYRYSLSQNCVDIALTGLRNRQEVDAAVASVQKGKLTPEELDYLNLYGDLHRRRVKIQDISPERLLVSSSK
- a CDS encoding PpiC-type peptidyl-prolyl cis-trans isomerase gives rise to the protein MQTKCFLAEKHIYINKTTPMQKHLSESTLNGHAQELAPLSIPTATDADVIAYLRRSAKFAEFLALAEREAQILGACEEFGITVSEEEVQAAGDDFRQKHKLWGMQEMIAWLDQQRISMEDWVQEIKIGLLEKQLKEYLFGPSVDGEYMRNRDHYKRVAISQILVVDLATAWKIVQLLREGHASFCALALEYSKGKTSQEKGGFFGTRFLIELMPDVAEAIKNVEEGEILGPIQTKLGYHVVKVEKWFPLQLTLAVREQIMESLFQSWLQNKLNNIVYQN
- a CDS encoding HlyD family secretion protein — its product is MPNQYRNSSSAVAKIEDEKTTVTQTDDTNNWSYSTEELLDALPKAWTRSLLYALVGFTAIALPWAMLSKVDETGSARGSIEPQGATLKLDSQANGRVTSVRVKEGDKVKAGQILLDIESNILQTQLQQAEAKLSGLQNQRSQFDVLKNQIQLSFNVQEQQNKSQALEKMSQVNQAKQDLDAKQSTYNLQKLEKQALVNQAQQQIKASQDTQKSAKSRLSIDSRQVERFSKLINEGAVSATQVDQLQKQQEESKQLYEKATSDIKQSQLQLTEEQNRYQTTMNQLESDIKQARLRLQEEENSYRSLQQAGTLALLRNQQQLKDLQTKIAGLDSQIAQTKSQIVSLKLQLQQRIVRSPVDGMIFDLPIDKPGSVVQPGQRIAQIAPENTPLILKAEMPSTQSGFLKEGMPVKIKFDAYPFQDYGVVPGRVNWVSPDSKVTQSNQGSTQNFELKISLERSYIQSGNKRILITPGQTATAEVIIRQRHLIDYILDPFKKLQTGGLEL
- a CDS encoding cyclic nucleotide-regulated ABC bacteriocin/lantibiotic exporter, which encodes MVSVFSKQQVGEFITQTLGERLSSEELETCLTATEIVEPPIAKQFWQAAEAQKGIYIILEGKVRLLDNDNLIATITAGSSFGEVTLFPEDDFGYYTARASTNLKLCFLKQEILQPLINKYPPIRDRLYHQAEVFDLLLLCFQNSQFPPNTSTQPILKALSLFERHYLEIGSVSTTLCKESKLWLLHRGELLHSDGQKLTPGNIYPARKRGSLQATQPTIVYCLRTSNWQAARQFCPLLTEFLGSDSDSKVIAHEDFKTQHKKSSKKKFVNERKTIPFRPRTSPTKQKQELQRAYFPSPKVKVGQLWGQFSKRYPYFAQQSASDCGAACLVMIGRYWGKHFSVNRLRDTANVGRSGASLRGLTAAAESIGFTTRPVKASLDKLAQQPLPAIAHWEGKHYIVVYKITPKRVIVGDPAIGQRSLNHAEFKAGWTGNTLLLQPTALLEETPEERTPLWQFLELVRPHWKVLLEVFIASVFIQVFGLITPLFTQLLLDRVIVQGSILTLNAVGLGLVIFGLFRVAMTGLRQYLLDHTANRVGVALTVGFIKHTYRLPLAFFESRYVGDIVSRVQENQKIQRFLTGEALSIILDLLTVFIYVGLMFWYSWQMALLALLIVPPFVLLALFATPFFRRINQEIFNALANESSYLIQSLNGIRSIRSMAVEQTVRWHWEELLNNFIKKMFSAQVIGNQFQIFSSTIQSLITTGLLWYGAWLVIQNQLTIGQLVAFNMLLGNIIQPFQRLTALWNQVQEVIVSTERINDVLEAEPEEDLQHQARQFLSKLRGNIRFENVTFRYHPESETNVLENLSFEIKPEQAVAVVGRSGSGKTTLSKLILGLYPATEGNILIDGHDVSTIALRSLREQIGVVDQDTFLFGGTIRENISIAHPEATLEEIIEAARLAGADEFIQQLPLGYETQIGEGGGMLSGGQRQRLAIARALLGNPRLLIFDEATSHLDSESERIIQKNLKTILKGRTSLIIAHRLSTVRNADLILVLDRGVLVESGTHDELITKKGHYYYLNQQQLTQVS